From a single Anaerolineales bacterium genomic region:
- a CDS encoding NAD-dependent epimerase/dehydratase family protein, with the protein MRYLVTGGAGFIGSHISRELLERGHSVRVFDNFSSGKHENLHGLDVEIVEGDLRDADAVAQAVKGMDVVFHEAAFVSVPESMEKPQECFDVNVTGTSGLFESARRAGVRRVVVASSAAVYGDSEAYPLSEDTPLRQLSPYAVSKRVDELYAELFTGQFGLEVVALRYFNVYGPRQRPDSMYAAAVPIFIRRMLDDKPITIFGDGGQSRDLVNVRDVVQANLLASEHPAAPGQIFNVCTGVETRLLDLLDILYEIFPNAPKHVHADPRPGDIYRSIGTPKKIMDALGFKPQVSLVDGLHEAVESMRNSGV; encoded by the coding sequence ATGAGATATTTGGTCACTGGCGGAGCCGGTTTTATCGGCTCGCATATTTCGCGTGAACTTTTGGAGCGCGGACATTCTGTCCGTGTTTTCGACAATTTTTCTTCGGGAAAGCACGAGAACCTTCACGGTTTGGATGTGGAGATCGTCGAGGGCGATCTGCGCGATGCGGATGCGGTCGCGCAGGCTGTCAAAGGCATGGATGTTGTCTTTCACGAGGCGGCGTTTGTCTCGGTTCCCGAATCCATGGAGAAGCCGCAGGAATGTTTCGATGTCAACGTGACGGGGACGTCTGGGTTGTTCGAATCCGCTCGCAGGGCAGGGGTGAGGCGCGTGGTCGTCGCATCCAGCGCGGCGGTATATGGCGACTCGGAGGCTTATCCGCTTTCGGAGGATACGCCGCTTCGTCAATTATCGCCCTACGCCGTCTCCAAACGGGTGGATGAACTCTACGCGGAATTGTTCACGGGGCAGTTCGGTTTGGAAGTGGTTGCACTGCGGTATTTCAATGTGTACGGTCCGCGCCAGCGACCTGACTCGATGTACGCCGCCGCCGTGCCGATCTTCATCCGCCGCATGTTAGATGACAAGCCGATCACCATCTTTGGCGACGGCGGTCAGAGCCGCGACTTGGTCAATGTGCGCGATGTGGTGCAGGCGAATTTACTTGCATCCGAACATCCCGCTGCGCCGGGGCAGATTTTCAATGTTTGTACGGGAGTCGAGACCCGGCTTTTGGATTTGCTCGATATCCTGTACGAGATCTTTCCGAATGCGCCCAAGCATGTCCATGCGGACCCGCGCCCGGGTGATATCTACCGTTCCATTGGCACGCCTAAGAAGATCATGGATGCCCTCGGATTCAAACCGCAAGTCTCTTTGGTGGATGGGTTGCATGAAGCCGTGGAGTCCATGCGAAACTCCGGTGTTTGA
- a CDS encoding sugar transferase, producing MADIYRPSLRLRPGEQRFILLLGDFIASVGATAGAIFFWYQYSLYRLIESGISPGRAERLIQVEVPLWFYILPLVWLVLMVDSYDPHAAANWLRTLRGIAVAPIVGLLGYSLLFIFIEEPNSLPRIAVGAFLVLASILTLIWRAIYIRLYTSSGLMRRVLFVGAGKAGRSLADVYRKINPPPFLLIGFIDDDPAKRGKSYNGFAVLGDSEHLLDIVEDYRISDVVVAINGEIKGETFQTILDVQESGVEVMRMPIMYEELTQRVPIEHLEADWVIRSFVDQVRVSGAYELFKRLMDIVGGIAGTLIFLLLFPLVSLAIIIETGFPVFYSQPRLGKGAKTFNILKFRTMKQDAEANGEPKVALENDPRVTRVGNFLRRTRLDETPQFLSVLRGEMSMVGPRAERPELVAEYQRQIPFYRARLLVKPGLTGWAQINYGYVATVKETIVKLEYDLYYIKHRTLSMDFSIVLRTIGTVLRRTGR from the coding sequence ATGGCTGATATTTACAGACCTTCCCTGCGATTACGACCCGGCGAACAGCGTTTTATTTTGTTGCTGGGCGATTTTATCGCTTCCGTGGGCGCAACGGCGGGCGCGATCTTTTTTTGGTATCAATATTCGCTCTACCGCCTGATCGAGAGTGGTATATCGCCCGGCAGGGCGGAGCGCCTGATTCAGGTGGAAGTCCCCTTATGGTTTTACATCCTGCCGCTGGTGTGGCTGGTGTTGATGGTGGATTCGTACGATCCGCACGCCGCCGCCAACTGGCTCAGGACATTGCGCGGGATCGCAGTCGCTCCCATTGTGGGGCTGCTTGGATACTCCCTGCTGTTCATCTTCATCGAAGAACCGAATTCGCTCCCGCGTATCGCCGTGGGAGCCTTCCTTGTGCTCGCCTCCATCCTGACTTTGATCTGGCGCGCCATCTATATCCGACTCTACACCTCATCCGGTTTGATGCGCCGCGTCCTGTTCGTGGGCGCAGGCAAGGCGGGACGCTCCCTTGCGGACGTGTACCGCAAGATCAATCCGCCGCCATTCCTGCTGATCGGCTTCATCGATGATGACCCCGCCAAGAGGGGAAAATCCTATAATGGGTTTGCCGTGTTGGGCGACAGCGAACATCTGCTCGACATTGTGGAAGATTACCGCATCTCGGATGTGGTGGTGGCAATCAACGGCGAGATCAAAGGTGAAACGTTCCAGACCATTTTGGATGTTCAGGAGAGCGGCGTGGAAGTGATGCGCATGCCGATCATGTACGAAGAACTGACCCAGCGTGTGCCGATCGAACATCTCGAAGCGGACTGGGTGATCCGTTCCTTCGTGGATCAGGTGCGCGTCAGCGGCGCGTATGAACTGTTCAAGCGTTTGATGGACATCGTCGGCGGCATTGCAGGGACGTTGATCTTTCTATTGCTTTTTCCCCTGGTGTCGCTTGCCATCATTATCGAAACCGGATTTCCCGTCTTTTATTCCCAGCCGCGTTTGGGCAAGGGAGCAAAGACCTTTAACATCCTGAAATTCCGCACCATGAAGCAGGACGCGGAAGCGAATGGGGAGCCGAAGGTCGCGCTCGAGAACGATCCGCGTGTGACGAGGGTCGGGAATTTCCTGCGCCGCACACGTTTGGATGAGACGCCGCAATTTTTGAGCGTGCTGCGCGGCGAGATGAGTATGGTTGGTCCGCGCGCGGAGCGCCCGGAGTTGGTGGCGGAGTATCAGAGGCAGATCCCATTTTATCGGGCTAGGCTATTGGTAAAGCCCGGTCTCACCGGCTGGGCGCAGATCAATTATGGATATGTCGCTACGGTCAAGGAGACGATCGTCAAGCTCGAGTATGATCTTTACTATATCAAACACCGTACACTCAGCATGGATTTTAGCATCGTGCTGCGGACGATCGGTACTGTATTACGGAGGACCGGGAGATAA
- a CDS encoding glycosyltransferase family 2 protein: MSDLPFVSIIVPCYNEEATIRKLLDAVLAQTYPRGKMEVVISDGMSTDRTRDVIAAFQREHAHLSVRVVDNTARTIPSGLNQAIRESRGGIIVRLDAHSMPIPEYVERCVAAHQAGKGENVGGVWDIRPGAETWIADAISFAAAHPLGAGDASYRVGAQEGAVDTVPFGSFRRELVEKIGMFDETLLSNEDYEFNTRVREAGGTVWLDPSIRTVYFSRSTLGALAAQYWRYGFWKLKMLKRYPHTLRWRQALPPVFVLSLLALIVLSLWRSFFGWLLLLQLLVYFGVLGTAGFKLALVKKKGYLLWGLPLAISTMHFAWGSGFLWSGIVNSLKKNG; the protein is encoded by the coding sequence ATGTCTGATCTGCCGTTTGTCTCCATTATTGTGCCTTGTTATAACGAGGAAGCCACCATCCGCAAATTGCTGGATGCTGTTCTCGCGCAGACGTATCCGCGTGGGAAGATGGAGGTGGTGATCTCAGACGGCATGTCCACGGACCGGACGCGGGATGTGATCGCGGCGTTCCAGCGGGAACATGCGCATCTGTCCGTGCGGGTGGTGGATAACACAGCGAGGACGATCCCATCTGGTTTGAATCAGGCAATTCGGGAGTCGCGAGGCGGGATCATCGTCCGTTTGGATGCCCACTCCATGCCGATCCCGGAATATGTGGAACGGTGCGTGGCGGCGCATCAGGCGGGGAAGGGCGAGAACGTGGGCGGCGTGTGGGATATCCGACCCGGCGCGGAAACATGGATCGCGGATGCGATCTCGTTCGCGGCGGCGCATCCGCTGGGGGCGGGGGATGCATCCTATCGTGTTGGTGCGCAGGAAGGCGCGGTGGATACGGTTCCGTTCGGGTCGTTTCGACGTGAACTGGTCGAAAAAATTGGCATGTTCGATGAGACCTTGCTCTCGAACGAGGATTACGAGTTCAACACGCGCGTGCGCGAGGCGGGGGGGACGGTCTGGCTGGATCCGTCCATCCGCACGGTTTATTTTTCGCGCAGTACGCTTGGCGCGCTGGCGGCGCAATATTGGCGTTATGGATTTTGGAAACTCAAAATGCTGAAGCGCTACCCGCACACGCTACGCTGGCGGCAGGCGCTTCCGCCGGTTTTTGTGCTCAGCCTGCTCGCGCTGATTGTGTTATCCTTATGGCGGAGTTTTTTTGGCTGGCTCCTTTTATTGCAATTATTGGTTTATTTTGGTGTGTTGGGGACGGCTGGGTTTAAACTGGCACTTGTGAAAAAGAAAGGATATCTTTTGTGGGGATTGCCGCTCGCGATTTCCACCATGCACTTTGCGTGGGGTTCAGGCTTTTTATGGAGCGGCATTGTGAATTCATTGAAGAAAAATGGCTGA
- a CDS encoding RidA family protein — MNKTIVQTDNAPKAIGPYSQAVRTDSMVFTAGQIALDPATMELIPGGVEEQTRQVLTNLRNVLEAAGTDLSHVVKTLVFLQDMSDFPKMNAVYAEFFGENPPARSTVAVAGLPKGGLVEIEAVALIS; from the coding sequence ATGAATAAGACGATTGTTCAAACGGACAATGCCCCCAAGGCAATTGGTCCCTATTCGCAGGCGGTTCGCACAGATTCAATGGTTTTCACAGCAGGTCAGATCGCTCTCGACCCCGCTACGATGGAGTTGATCCCCGGCGGCGTGGAGGAGCAGACTCGCCAGGTGCTGACGAATCTCCGCAACGTGCTGGAGGCGGCGGGCACAGATCTCTCACATGTGGTGAAGACGCTGGTCTTTTTGCAGGATATGAGCGATTTCCCCAAGATGAATGCGGTCTATGCCGAGTTCTTTGGCGAGAATCCGCCTGCGCGTAGTACGGTTGCCGTTGCCGGTTTGCCCAAAGGCGGACTGGTCGAGATCGAAGCTGTTGCGCTGATTTCTTAA